A genomic region of Arachis hypogaea cultivar Tifrunner chromosome 5, arahy.Tifrunner.gnm2.J5K5, whole genome shotgun sequence contains the following coding sequences:
- the LOC112803416 gene encoding uncharacterized protein, which yields MTKTIEALQSGEISSGHGLNQEIALKRVGDTRWGSQYGTILRLISLFPSVLNVLEYVKEDGNNSEHRGEACHLLNDIVNAMALVKVSKQRLQTIRDDGWSLLLDEVSLFCDKHNITIPKMDDTFVSQGRSRRKAQNISNLHHFQVEIFYQVVDRQLQELNNRFTKVNTELLLCIACLNPRHSFFVFDKKKLIQLAQFYPLEFSSTQLLALDSQLENFILDVHPDDQFSNLNGIGALA from the exons ATGACTAAGACAATTGAAGCATTACAAAGTGGAGAAATTTCTAGTGGACATGGTTTGAATCAAGAAATagctttgaaaagagttggaGACACTAGATGGGGTTCACAATATGGAACTATACTTagattaatttctttgtttccttctGTGCTCAATGTTCTTGAATATGTTAAGGAAGATGGAAATAATTCAGAACATCGAGGTGAAGCATGTCATTTATTGAAT GACATTGTAAATGCTATGGCATTAGTTAAAGTGTCTAAGCAACGGTTGCAAACTATAAGAGATGATGGTTGGTCTCTTTTACTTGACGAAGTTTCATTGTTTTGTGACAAACATAATATTACTATTCCAAAAATGGATGATACATTTGTGTCACAAGGAAGATCAAGACGCAAAGCTCAAAATATCTCAAATTTGCATCATTTTCAAGTTGAGATATTCTATCAAGTAGTTGATagacaacttcaagaactcaacaatCGTTTTACAAAAGTGAATACTGAATTGCTTCTATGTATAGCTTGTCTGAATCCAAGACACTCATTTTTTGTGTTTGATAAGAAGAAGTTGATCCAGTTAGCTCAATTTTATCCATTAGAATTTTCTTCTACTCAACTTTTGGCACTTGATAGTCAACTTGAGAACTTCATATTAGATGTGCATCCTGATGATCAATTCTCAAACTTAAATGGGATTGGTGCTCTCGCTTAA